The stretch of DNA CCTTTCGGGGAAAACAGCCCTGGTAACCGGAGCAAGAACCGGAATCGGTCAGGGTATAGCGGTAGGTCTGGCCCAGGCGGGGGCGGACATAGTCGGTCTGGGACACAGCGCAATGCCGGAGACCAAGGAAGCGATCGAGGCCCTTGGCAGAAAATTCACCCTCTACGAGATGGACCTGGTCGGATCGGACAGAGCCGGACTCAACGAGATGGTCGACCGCATATGGAACGAGGTCGGAGGAGTGGACGTGCTCGTCAACAACGCCGGGATAATCCGCCGGGCCGATCTGCTCGATTTCGACGAAAAAGACTGGCACGACGTCATAAACATAAACCAGAACGCCCTGTTCTTCCTGTCCCAGGCGGCCGCGGGCCATATGGTAAAAGAGGGCAGAAAGGGCAAGATCATCAACATAGCATCGATGCTCACCTTCCAGGGAGGCATAAGGGTGCCATCCTACACCGCCAGCAAATCGGCGGTCGCCGGGATCACCAGGGCCATGGCCAACGAGCTTTCGCCCCAGGGCATACAGGTCAACGCAATAGCCCCGGGCTACATCAGCACCAACAACACAGCGGCCCTCAGGGCCGACGAGATCAGAAACGCCGAGATACTGGGTCGGATACCGGCTGGACGATGGGGAACGCCGGAGGATCTGGCGGGGATGGCGGTTTTTCTGGCCTCCGCCGCCTCGGACTACGTCACCGGATCGATATTCCCGGTTGACGGAGGCTGGCTATCCCGCTGAGCACATGGACAACTAGGAGGACTTCAAATGGAAAAACAGGGGATCCGGGTGCTGCAAAGGCTTTTCGACATACTCTCCTATTTATCCGAACGGAACGACTACGCCGGAATAAAGGAGATATCCGAGGGAACCGGGCTATCCAGGACCACGGTACACCGCATCCTGGGAACCTGTGAGGATAACTACGTAGTTCTGAAAGACGAAATCGGTCGCTACCGCCTGGGCCCCAGAAGTCTGGAGTGGGCCAACTCCTACCAGCTCCAGACGGGACTGGCCAAGATCGCAAGACCCCATCTAAAGGAGCTCATCCAGGACCTGAAGGAGACGGTTCACCTCTTCATCTACGAAAAGGGAGAGGCATTCTACCTTGAGAAGATGCACAGCTACAGTCCAACCGGGATGGACTCCAGAATAGGATCGAGATTAGAACTCTACAGCACCTCGGCTGGCAAGGCCATATTGGCGGCCCTGCCGGAGGACGAGTTCGAACTCTACATGGAGACCACCGAGTTCCAGCCCAAAACGGAGAAAACCGAGGTGGACAAGGACCGGTTCAGATCGGAGATAGCCCAGGTCAGAACGATAGGCTACGGGATGGACGACCAGGAAAACGATCTGGGAGTTAGATGCATAGGCTCGGCGGTGATGGACAAAGACGGATATCCTGTCGGGGCGGTGAGCCTTACCGGCCCCATATTCAGGATAACCGACGAGAAGATAGAGCCTCTGGGAAAGAGGATCCTGGCCACTGCCAGGCTAATCTCCTACCAACTGGGCTACAGCGCCAGCTGATCTACGGGAAAGAATAAGACGGGAGGAAAAAACATGAAACTGGACGTCAGACACGGGGTGCACCCCCAGGACTTCAAGTGCTACGACACGGACCGACTGAGGAAGGACTTCCTCATAACCGACCTGTTCGTGCTCGGAGAGACCTCCATGGTCTACAGCCACGTGGACAGAATCATCACAGGAGGGGCCTGCCCCAAGGAGCCCCTCAAGCTGGAGTGCGGCAAGGAGTTGGGCGTCGGCTACTTCCTGGAGAGGCGGGAGCTGGGAATCATAAACGTAGGAGGGCCCGGATCGGTGACGGTGGACGGAGAGACCTTCGACCTCAAGCCTCTGGACGGACTCTACCTCGGCATGGGACAGAAGGACGTCACATTTTCCAGCGACGACCCGACCAACCCGGCCCACATGTACTTCAGCAGCGCCCCGGCCCACACCAACCACCCCAACTGCTATATCGACATAGAAAAGGCCAAGAAGGTCAAGATGGGCGAGCCGGAGAAGGCCAACGTCCGCACCATCAACCAGTACATCCATCCCGACGTCTGCACCACCTGCCAGCTCATGATGGGACTCACCCAGCTGGAGAGCGGAAACGTGTGGAACACCATGCCCTGCCACACCCACGACCGGAGGATGGAGGTCTACTTCTACTTCGACCTTCCCGAGGACGGCCTGGCCATGCACCTCTTCGGCGAACCGTCAGAGACGAGACACATCATGGTCCGAAACGAAGAGGCGGTAATCAACCCCAGCTGGTCCATCCACAGCGCCGCCGGGATCTCGAACTATAGCTTCATCTGGAGCATGGTCGGAGAGAATCAGGAATTCACCGACATGGACCATATACCTATGGAAGAGCTGCGTTAATAGAACCGGACGTTTCACCAATACCCATTAAGGAGGATTGTGTGATGAGAAAAGCGATAACGGTGTTGTGCACAGCTGCTTTGACATTGACCATGGCCTGGGGTCTTCCCCAGACCGCCGCATCGGCCAAGACTGTGATGAAGATCGGCCACTCCATGCCGGCCGACACGTTCCGTCAGAAGTCGTTGGTGGTGTTCAAGGAAATCGTGGAAAAGGAGACCGAAGGCCGTGTGGAGGTACAGCTCTATCCCTCCGGCCAGCTGGGAACCGAGATGGAGACCCTCGAGGCGGTAAAACTCGGCTCGGTCGAGGGCTTCCGCAGCGGAGGCTTCGAGGAGGCGGCGCCTCTTCTGGAGATCTACTCCATGCCGTTTTTGTTCTCCGACATGGAGGGTATCCACAAGGTCACCAGGGGCCCCCTCGGCGAGGAAATCGCTAAATCGGTGGAGCCGGCGGGAATGGTCATACTCGCCACCGGCGACTCCGGACTCTTCCGGCAGATAACCAACAACGTCAGACCCATCACACAACCCTCGGACCTCAAGGGCCTCAAGATGAGGACCCCGCCGATGTCCACCATAGTCAAGACCATGGAGGCCCTGGGAGCCAACGTGGTGTCCATTCCCTTCATAGAGACCTACATGGGCCTGAAGACCGGCGTGGCCGACGGCGAGGAAAACCCCCTCACCAACATAGTCTCGATGAAGTTTTACGAGGTCCAGAAATATCTCACGTTGGTGAACTACCAGTATCACGCCGAGATGTTCTACGTCAACAAGACATGGTTCGACGGACTTGACGAGAAGGACCAAAAAATCCTCAAGGACGCGGCTAAAGAGATGATGCTGGTCAGCGACAAGATCGTGGCCGAGGACGACGCCAAGTGCATGACCTTCCTGAAAGACAAGATGGAGGTAAACTCCCTCACATCCGAACAGCACCAGGCCTTCGTCGAGGCGGTACAGCCGGTCTACGAATACTACATAGACAAGGGCATGTTCACCCAGGAGATGATCGACAGAATTCGAGAGGCAGCCGCCAACTAGAGAACCGAAGACGGCATCCGGCAGGAGGCCAACGGTCTCCTGCCTTTTTTATAACCGGAGGGAGATTCTTCATGATGAAGCGTTTCACCGAAAGGCTCGAGCGAATCCTGACGGCGTCGTCCATAGCCGTAACGGCGGCCATGACCCTGGGGGTCATAGCCCTCGTCTTCAGCCGCTACGTATTTGGAATAACCTACATCTGGGCGGAGGAGTCCATATCGGTACTGTTCATGGCCACCACCTATCTAGGGGCCGCCCTCGGGGTAAGGACCGACGAACACATAAGGATAGACGCCATCACGGACAGGCTGTCGCCTTCCGGCAGGAGAGTTCTGTCCGTCGTTCAGATAATAGTCGTCATAGCACTTCAGCTGGTTCTCCTGAAGGTCTGCATCAACTGGATCGACAAGGTCGGAGACACACCGACCCCGGGCCTCAGGATACCCAAGAAATGTATCTACTTCCTATTCCCGATCAATCTGGTACTGGTCACCGTATTCGAGGCGACCAGGCTGGTGGAACTTCTCAGGAGCAAATCATGGGCATAACCATCCTTCTCGGCACATTCCTGGTATTCGTCGTCATAGGTATTCCCCTATGCTACTCTCTGGGGGCCTCGGCCGCGGCCTACTTCATAATCGCAAAACCGGCCTTCATGGGCATCTTCGCCCAGAGAATCTGGTCCGGATCGTGCAGTTACGTCCTCATAGCACTGCCTCTGTTCATACTGGCGGGAGAGCTCATGAACAACGGAGGAATAACCAGACGGATACTGGACTTCAGCCTCTATTTGGTCAGACCCATAAGGGGCGGACTGGGAGAGGTCAACGTAATAGCCAGCATGATCTTCGGAGGGATAACCGGATCCTCCGTGGCGGACACGTCCGCCATAGGATCGGTACTCGTGCCGGAGATGGAGAGGGCGGGATACCACAAGGGCTTCTCCGCCGGGGTCACGGTCGCCTCCTCGACCATGGGAATGATAATTCCTCCCAGCATACCGATGCTCCTCTACGCCATGGTGTCCGGAGCCTCGGTGGGATCGCTGTTCCTGGCGGGGCTGATACCGGGAATACTGATAGGGGTGAGCCAGATGACTCTGGTCTGGATGATATCGAAAAAAAGAGGCTACCACCCGGAACCGACGCCTTTCGATCGATCCGACTTCGTGAAAACCGCCAAGGACGGGGTTCTGGCCCTGCTGATGCCGGTGATAATAGTCCTCTCCGTGTCCTTCGGCATAGCCACCGCCAGCGAATCCGCCGGGGTAGCGGTGCTCTACGCCGCTCTGCTGGGATTTTTCGTCTACAGAGAACTGGACATGGGACAGCTCAGGGAAATCCTCAAAAAAACCGTCCTCAGCTCCAGCGCCGTGATGTTCGTGGTAGGATTCTCCACCATATACGTCTGGATACTGTCGGTGGAACAGGTTCCGGCAACGGTGGGCAACTTTCTCCTGAACCTGGACGTGGACAGAATATGGATCCTCCTGCTGCTGGACCTGATAATACTCCTGGTGGGGACCTTCGTGGACGTGGCTCCGGCCATACTGCTGCTGTGCCCCATCCTCCTGCCCGTGATGAGAGGGATCGGAGTGGGCGAGCTTCAGTTCGGCGCCATCATGATAACCGGCCTGGCGATAGGGCTGGTAACCCCGCCGGTGGGGATGTGCCTGAACGCCTGCAACAAGATCTGTCGAATGTCCATAACAGACATATTCATGCACGCCCTGCCCTTCATTCTGTGCAACCTGCTGGTCCTGTTGCTGGTTACCTTCGTCCCCGCCATCTCGACCTGGCTTCCCGCCCTGGCAAGATAAGCGCCGTCCCGGAAAATCCGGGACGGCGCAGCCGTCGCAAATCGGACTATTTCAACCAGCGGTCGCAAACCGCCTGAAGCTCTCCTGTGAGCTCCGCCGTGTGGAGCCACTGATCCACGTATTCCTTCCATATAATGTCTCTAGGCATCAGATAAGCCTTCTCGAAACGGTCGAAAGGCTCG from Dethiosulfovibrio russensis encodes:
- the kduI gene encoding 5-dehydro-4-deoxy-D-glucuronate isomerase, producing the protein MKLDVRHGVHPQDFKCYDTDRLRKDFLITDLFVLGETSMVYSHVDRIITGGACPKEPLKLECGKELGVGYFLERRELGIINVGGPGSVTVDGETFDLKPLDGLYLGMGQKDVTFSSDDPTNPAHMYFSSAPAHTNHPNCYIDIEKAKKVKMGEPEKANVRTINQYIHPDVCTTCQLMMGLTQLESGNVWNTMPCHTHDRRMEVYFYFDLPEDGLAMHLFGEPSETRHIMVRNEEAVINPSWSIHSAAGISNYSFIWSMVGENQEFTDMDHIPMEELR
- a CDS encoding IclR family transcriptional regulator, with product MEKQGIRVLQRLFDILSYLSERNDYAGIKEISEGTGLSRTTVHRILGTCEDNYVVLKDEIGRYRLGPRSLEWANSYQLQTGLAKIARPHLKELIQDLKETVHLFIYEKGEAFYLEKMHSYSPTGMDSRIGSRLELYSTSAGKAILAALPEDEFELYMETTEFQPKTEKTEVDKDRFRSEIAQVRTIGYGMDDQENDLGVRCIGSAVMDKDGYPVGAVSLTGPIFRITDEKIEPLGKRILATARLISYQLGYSAS
- a CDS encoding TRAP transporter substrate-binding protein encodes the protein MRKAITVLCTAALTLTMAWGLPQTAASAKTVMKIGHSMPADTFRQKSLVVFKEIVEKETEGRVEVQLYPSGQLGTEMETLEAVKLGSVEGFRSGGFEEAAPLLEIYSMPFLFSDMEGIHKVTRGPLGEEIAKSVEPAGMVILATGDSGLFRQITNNVRPITQPSDLKGLKMRTPPMSTIVKTMEALGANVVSIPFIETYMGLKTGVADGEENPLTNIVSMKFYEVQKYLTLVNYQYHAEMFYVNKTWFDGLDEKDQKILKDAAKEMMLVSDKIVAEDDAKCMTFLKDKMEVNSLTSEQHQAFVEAVQPVYEYYIDKGMFTQEMIDRIREAAAN
- a CDS encoding TRAP transporter small permease; translation: MMKRFTERLERILTASSIAVTAAMTLGVIALVFSRYVFGITYIWAEESISVLFMATTYLGAALGVRTDEHIRIDAITDRLSPSGRRVLSVVQIIVVIALQLVLLKVCINWIDKVGDTPTPGLRIPKKCIYFLFPINLVLVTVFEATRLVELLRSKSWA
- the kduD gene encoding 2-dehydro-3-deoxy-D-gluconate 5-dehydrogenase KduD, yielding MILENFSLSGKTALVTGARTGIGQGIAVGLAQAGADIVGLGHSAMPETKEAIEALGRKFTLYEMDLVGSDRAGLNEMVDRIWNEVGGVDVLVNNAGIIRRADLLDFDEKDWHDVININQNALFFLSQAAAGHMVKEGRKGKIINIASMLTFQGGIRVPSYTASKSAVAGITRAMANELSPQGIQVNAIAPGYISTNNTAALRADEIRNAEILGRIPAGRWGTPEDLAGMAVFLASAASDYVTGSIFPVDGGWLSR
- a CDS encoding TRAP transporter large permease; the encoded protein is MGITILLGTFLVFVVIGIPLCYSLGASAAAYFIIAKPAFMGIFAQRIWSGSCSYVLIALPLFILAGELMNNGGITRRILDFSLYLVRPIRGGLGEVNVIASMIFGGITGSSVADTSAIGSVLVPEMERAGYHKGFSAGVTVASSTMGMIIPPSIPMLLYAMVSGASVGSLFLAGLIPGILIGVSQMTLVWMISKKRGYHPEPTPFDRSDFVKTAKDGVLALLMPVIIVLSVSFGIATASESAGVAVLYAALLGFFVYRELDMGQLREILKKTVLSSSAVMFVVGFSTIYVWILSVEQVPATVGNFLLNLDVDRIWILLLLDLIILLVGTFVDVAPAILLLCPILLPVMRGIGVGELQFGAIMITGLAIGLVTPPVGMCLNACNKICRMSITDIFMHALPFILCNLLVLLLVTFVPAISTWLPALAR